In Rhodothermales bacterium, the genomic stretch TTCGTACGCCGTAAATGAGGAGGCGCCCACCGAGGAAAAGAGCGGATAGTGTACCACCTGAACCATAAGAATTACACCGACCATGGCCCATGTGGTGGCAACATGGGCAGTCAGTACGAGCCGCACGAGCTGTTCTAGAGCTACCGACTCGCTCATCATGAGGCCCCCGACAGATCCTTGATCACCGCGTCGGCCGCCCGTCGGCCGGAGCGAAGCGCGCCGTTGATGGACGCCGTGTCGACGTAGTCGCCGCAGCGATACACGGATGGGCGTACGCGGACAGGCTTTTCCGGTGGCGAAAGAAAAGGAGGCCGCTGATCTGGAAGTGCTACCGGGATGTGATAGGATCGTATGTGGCGCCAGTGCTGGACTACGGGTCCGAACCAATCGGTGAGCTGGGACCGGACGTCTGTCTCGAGCTCAACGGATGAGACGCTGGTCGGATCGTCGAGGACAGTCACGGAAATCAACGCTTCCTGCGTGGCGGAATATGCCGGCGCGACATTCGTGATAACAACGAGATTATTGATCGGGCCCGCTCCTTCACCGTTGAGTACGAGAAGCTTTTCGCTCACGGGTGCGTGTTCGGTGGCGAAATAGTGACAGTGGGTTCCTACGTAAACATGAGTGCCGTTCTCACCAAGTAGCCGATCGGCCTCGGGTCCTTCGACCGATATTACGACAGCCCTCGCAGCAATCGAGGACCCGTCGTCGAGAACAACGCTGTCGCTGCCAACCGAGCGAACACCAGTGCCAGGCCGGATGTCCACCGAGGTGAGGCGGGAAGCCATCTGGTCGGATATCCTCCCCATACCCTCCGCCGGAAGCGCCGCGCTCCCGACAGAGAACATCTTGAAGACAAACTCCATCATCCTGCTCGACCCCTGGAGGGATCGATCCAGAAGGATGCCGCCGAAGAAAGGCCGAAAGAAGCTTTCGATCATGGTCGGGGAAAATCGCCAGCGATCGCGGAGTGCTTCCAGCGTCGTCAGCTCTTCTCTTTCAAAGATTTCCGCTAACGACATTCGAGACAACCTCGATTTCATCGGAAGCATTTTCATCTTGTCAGCCAACGAGCCCACAGGCGCTTTGACTGTGCTCAGTAGCGTCGCCGGTTCACGTACGGGATCGGAGATTGTGTGGAAACGACCACCGATTCTTACGATTGCGCCAGGGGCAAAATCCTGCAAGTCAAGCCCGTCGAAGTCGAGCGCATCTCGCGCATCGGGATAGCCCGTGAGCAGGACCTGGAACCCGCGATCCAGAAAGAACCCGTCCACCTCGTCTGTCTGAACTCTGCCTCCGACGCGCGATTGCTTCTCAATAAGAATGACCGCAATCCCCGTGTTGGCAAGCGCCTGTGCGCATCGCATTCCGGCGAGACCGGCGCCTACGATTACGACGGGAAGTTCGGTGGCATCTGCGCTCATTTCAACGTTCTTTGCTTGCCGACCATGGATATCCGAGTTGATGTCTGAGCGCCGACTCGGCTGTCGGATACAGAAAGTCGTATCCGGATCGCTTCAGCACACGCGGGAGAACTTTTGCACCGGAGAGGATCACGTCCTTTCCCATTTCGCCGGTTGCTAGGCCTGTGAGCCAGGTCGGCACGGTTACAAACGTCGGCCGTCTCACAACCTTCCCGATCGTCGTGGCGAAATCGTCCCAGTTCAACGGATCGGGTCCCGTCATATTCACCGGTCCACTCACGCTGTCTGAACATATGATATGATATAGCCCGCCGACCACATCGTCCAGAGCGATCCAGCTGAGAAACGTGCGGGGGTCGCCGAAGCGCCCGCCGAGGCCCAGTTTGAACAGTGGCAGCATCGGGGCAAGCGCCCCGCCGCCGCCGGACACCACGATGCCGGTTCTGACGTTGGCCGTACGGATGCCGGCGCTCCTTGCGGCGTCGCAAGCCGACTCCCAGTCTGCACACACTTTTGCCAGGTACGAGTGGCGGTCGAGGGAAGATGTCTCGTCAATCGTCTCGTCGCCGCGGTCACCGTAAATGCCTATGGCGGAGGATGATACAAAGACGGATGGGGGGCGCTGCAGGGAGGCGACGGTTGTGGCCAGGAGTCGGGTTCCATTGATCCGGCTGTCGTAGATGCGCTGCTTCTTGGCGTCCGTCCAGCGCGGCGCCATGAGGTTCTCGCCGGCAAGGTGGACTACGGCGTCGAGCCCTTCGAGGCGTGGCGCGTCGACGACGTTGTCGCGTACGTTCCAATAGATTTCGTCGTCACTAACGGGCCGGCTCCGAACAAGACGGAGCACGGTGTGTCCGCCCGTCTGGAGAAACGCGACAAGCGCGGAACCAATCAGGCCGGACGCTCCCGTCACGGCAATCTTGAGAGGACGCGTTCGGTATCGTGAATGAAGATGCAGGTCATTCTTGGTAATGGCGTGCCGGTAGGCGAACTGGGCCTCAAGGCTGGTTCGAACATGTCCTGCGGCGAGTGCGCCGACAGAGCCGGCCGGCAGCTTAAAATCGATGGAGTCCGTCAGCCTGCAGCCACCCCGCTCCGTCTCCTCGAACCGGTGCGTGTGAGTCCATGACGCAAACGGTCCGTCAAGCTGATCGTCCGTGAAAGACTGACCTGGAGTGTAGTCCCGATGACCGGCCACCCACAGAACGGACAGTGGCCCCCAACCAAGTCGAATCCGGGCCTTGTCACCGTCCCGTATTCCTTCAAACGACTCCAGTCGCATGGGTACCCACGGTGGTGTGAGTCTGGCCAGAGCCCCGGGGCGTTCGTGCCATGCGAATACTTCAGCGGGCGGCTGCTCGAGTTCGGACGAGTATGAAAAGTGCTGCGCCATGACTGTTGGACGTCAGGAGATTGTTTCGAAAGCGGTGAGCGCTTGTCGGCGCGCTTCGGCATGATCCACGAGTGGAAGAGGGTAATCTGAACCAAGCTCGACGGAGGCGTCGGTGAGCACATCGGCCGGAGCCTCCCTTGGGCAATGTTTGTACTTGTCGGGTAGTCGGACGAGTTCGGGGTTCCTTTTGCGAACGTACGCTCCTTCTGGATCAAACCGCTTTCCCTGCGAAACGGGATTAAAGATCCGGAAGAAGGGCTGTGCATCTGCGCCCGATCCGGCCGCCCATTGCCACCCCATTGTGTTGTTGGCAAGGTCTCCGTCAACCAGCGTATCCCAGAACCATCGAGCCCCTTCCTGCCAGTGAATAAGCAGATCCTTCGTGAGGAACGACGCAACGACCATTCGCACCCGATTGTGCATCCAACCGATA encodes the following:
- a CDS encoding NAD(P)-binding protein: MSADATELPVVIVGAGLAGMRCAQALANTGIAVILIEKQSRVGGRVQTDEVDGFFLDRGFQVLLTGYPDARDALDFDGLDLQDFAPGAIVRIGGRFHTISDPVREPATLLSTVKAPVGSLADKMKMLPMKSRLSRMSLAEIFEREELTTLEALRDRWRFSPTMIESFFRPFFGGILLDRSLQGSSRMMEFVFKMFSVGSAALPAEGMGRISDQMASRLTSVDIRPGTGVRSVGSDSVVLDDGSSIAARAVVISVEGPEADRLLGENGTHVYVGTHCHYFATEHAPVSEKLLVLNGEGAGPINNLVVITNVAPAYSATQEALISVTVLDDPTSVSSVELETDVRSQLTDWFGPVVQHWRHIRSYHIPVALPDQRPPFLSPPEKPVRVRPSVYRCGDYVDTASINGALRSGRRAADAVIKDLSGAS
- a CDS encoding TIGR01777 family protein; this encodes MAQHFSYSSELEQPPAEVFAWHERPGALARLTPPWVPMRLESFEGIRDGDKARIRLGWGPLSVLWVAGHRDYTPGQSFTDDQLDGPFASWTHTHRFEETERGGCRLTDSIDFKLPAGSVGALAAGHVRTSLEAQFAYRHAITKNDLHLHSRYRTRPLKIAVTGASGLIGSALVAFLQTGGHTVLRLVRSRPVSDDEIYWNVRDNVVDAPRLEGLDAVVHLAGENLMAPRWTDAKKQRIYDSRINGTRLLATTVASLQRPPSVFVSSSAIGIYGDRGDETIDETSSLDRHSYLAKVCADWESACDAARSAGIRTANVRTGIVVSGGGGALAPMLPLFKLGLGGRFGDPRTFLSWIALDDVVGGLYHIICSDSVSGPVNMTGPDPLNWDDFATTIGKVVRRPTFVTVPTWLTGLATGEMGKDVILSGAKVLPRVLKRSGYDFLYPTAESALRHQLGYPWSASKER